A genomic region of Prochlorococcus marinus XMU1405 contains the following coding sequences:
- a CDS encoding NAD(+) kinase produces the protein MVRKAGLIVNDGKELAVQTATSVQKKLEKSNFEVVRVSSSGGMVGFANPDQHVRPLGYTNCVPEGFDSSMEFAIVLGGDGTVLSAARQTAPAKIPILTINTGHLGFLAEAYLSNLDEAIDKIIDGNWDIEERTCFIISVMRNDQRRWESLCLNEMALHREPLTSMCHFEISIGRHAPVDISADGVILSTPTGSTAYSLSAGGPVITPDCPVVQLTPIAPHSLASRALVFNDSEPVTVFPATPERLVMVVDGNAGCYVWPEDRVLIRKSKHSVKFIRLEDHEFFQVLRNKLGWGLPHVAKPDK, from the coding sequence TTGGTACGTAAAGCAGGACTAATCGTTAATGATGGAAAGGAACTAGCTGTTCAAACTGCAACTTCTGTTCAAAAAAAATTGGAAAAATCTAATTTTGAAGTTGTAAGAGTTAGTAGCTCTGGAGGGATGGTTGGTTTCGCAAATCCTGATCAACATGTTCGTCCTTTGGGATATACGAATTGTGTACCTGAGGGGTTTGATTCATCAATGGAATTTGCAATTGTTCTAGGGGGAGATGGGACTGTACTTTCTGCTGCAAGGCAAACGGCACCTGCTAAAATTCCAATTCTTACAATAAATACTGGTCATTTAGGATTTCTTGCGGAAGCTTATTTATCTAACCTAGATGAGGCTATAGATAAAATAATTGATGGAAATTGGGATATTGAAGAAAGAACTTGCTTTATCATTAGTGTAATGAGGAATGATCAGAGGAGATGGGAGTCTCTTTGCCTTAATGAGATGGCTCTTCATAGAGAACCTCTAACAAGTATGTGTCACTTTGAAATTTCTATAGGTAGACATGCTCCTGTGGATATTTCAGCTGATGGAGTAATTTTATCTACTCCAACTGGTTCTACCGCCTATTCTCTAAGTGCTGGAGGACCAGTTATCACACCTGATTGTCCAGTCGTGCAATTAACTCCAATTGCTCCACATTCATTGGCATCTAGGGCATTGGTTTTTAATGATTCAGAGCCAGTAACTGTTTTTCCTGCAACTCCTGAAAGGTTAGTAATGGTTGTTGATGGCAATGCTGGTTGTTATGTTTGGCCTGAAGATAGGGTTTTAATAAGAAAAAGTAAACACTCAGTAAAATTTATTAGACTTGAAGATCACGAATTTTTCCAAGTTTTAAGAAATAAACTAGGTTGGGGTTTACCCCATGTGGCAAAACCTGATAAATAA
- the larB gene encoding nickel pincer cofactor biosynthesis protein LarB: protein MNFDIKFDFQRRERLGLIEAIWGQDKSIHQLKRLSENVLSKNEVVFITRINSEKANYLLDLYAEARFYEDANCLIIGKNINKINTNKKVAIISGGSSDLAVTLEAQLSLEIYGVICQSFIDVGVAGLHRLISQLEEINKYDVLIVCAGMEGALATVVGGLFAQPIIAVPVSVGYGVSKDGGTALNSMLSSCSPGIAVMNIDNGYGAAMAALRIIKSIS from the coding sequence ATGAATTTTGATATAAAGTTTGATTTTCAAAGGAGAGAGAGACTTGGACTCATTGAGGCTATTTGGGGGCAAGATAAAAGTATCCACCAATTAAAGAGATTATCTGAAAATGTTTTAAGTAAAAATGAGGTTGTTTTCATTACTAGGATTAATAGTGAAAAGGCTAATTATCTTTTAGATTTGTATGCCGAAGCAAGATTCTATGAAGATGCAAATTGCCTAATAATTGGAAAAAATATTAATAAAATAAATACAAATAAAAAAGTTGCCATAATTTCTGGAGGCTCAAGTGATTTGGCAGTAACACTTGAAGCTCAATTATCTCTTGAAATTTATGGAGTGATTTGTCAATCCTTTATAGATGTTGGAGTAGCTGGTCTTCATCGATTAATTAGTCAATTAGAGGAGATTAATAAATATGATGTATTAATAGTTTGTGCTGGAATGGAGGGAGCTTTGGCAACTGTTGTTGGAGGTTTGTTTGCACAACCGATAATTGCAGTTCCTGTCTCAGTCGGCTATGGCGTTAGCAAGGATGGAGGAACTGCTTTAAATAGCATGTTGTCAAGTTGTTCTCCAGGTATTGCAGTTATGAATATAGATAATGGTTATGGAGCCGCAATGGCAGCTCTGAGAATTATTAAAAGTATTTCCTAG
- the ispF gene encoding 2-C-methyl-D-erythritol 2,4-cyclodiphosphate synthase translates to MTNNFPKFRIGNGYDIHRLVEDRDLIIGGVKLHHPENLGLDGHSDADVLSHSIMDALLGALSLGDIGKYFPPSDEKWKNADSLFLLSKVIDFIRQDGWEINNIDSVLVAERPKMMPHIKLMKKNISEILNIDENLIGIKATTNEKLGPEGREEGISCHSVVLLEKK, encoded by the coding sequence ATGACTAATAATTTTCCAAAGTTTCGCATCGGAAATGGATACGATATTCACAGATTAGTAGAGGATAGAGATTTAATTATTGGAGGTGTGAAATTGCATCATCCTGAAAATTTAGGATTGGATGGTCATAGTGATGCTGATGTTTTAAGTCACTCAATAATGGATGCATTATTGGGTGCATTATCGCTGGGAGACATAGGAAAGTATTTCCCCCCATCCGATGAAAAATGGAAAAATGCTGATAGTTTGTTTTTGTTATCAAAAGTAATTGACTTTATAAGACAAGATGGTTGGGAAATAAATAATATTGATAGTGTTCTTGTCGCTGAAAGACCCAAAATGATGCCACATATAAAACTAATGAAAAAAAACATTTCTGAGATCTTAAATATTGATGAAAATTTAATTGGTATTAAAGCAACTACTAATGAAAAATTGGGTCCAGAAGGAAGAGAAGAGGGTATAAGTTGCCATTCAGTAGTACTACTTGAGAAAAAATGA
- a CDS encoding bifunctional riboflavin kinase/FAD synthetase encodes MISLISPSEVKSPTSIAIGSFDGLHAGHRQLIKSVVEENQYTPTIASFWPHPREVLYKEMRLRLDLPNEKLSILENLGIEQLVLIPFDMELSKLSAERFVRDILINQLQAKNISVGANFKFGFRRSGDINTIKNMIKDTDIKLKIIPILEDKEGRISSSRIRDLLEKSDLKNAFKILNRPYSFNGKVVKGKGIGKSIGWPTANLEIDGRKFLPGEGVYASWTTIENSNNKIESVMNLGSQPTINPLLPSAVEVHLINKDINLYGLNLSVEPVEKLRSQIKFNNIDQLSNQIKKDRDNALKVFKNYKK; translated from the coding sequence TTGATCTCTTTAATATCGCCATCTGAAGTTAAGAGTCCTACCTCAATAGCTATTGGAAGTTTTGATGGCCTTCATGCTGGCCACAGACAATTAATAAAAAGTGTAGTTGAAGAAAATCAATATACCCCAACAATTGCAAGCTTCTGGCCTCATCCGAGAGAAGTTCTTTACAAAGAGATGCGACTTAGACTTGATCTCCCTAATGAAAAACTATCTATTCTTGAAAATCTGGGGATTGAACAATTAGTTCTGATTCCTTTTGATATGGAACTATCCAAATTAAGTGCAGAAAGATTCGTAAGAGATATTTTGATAAATCAACTACAAGCAAAAAACATTTCTGTAGGTGCTAATTTTAAATTTGGTTTCAGAAGAAGTGGAGATATAAATACAATAAAAAATATGATTAAGGATACAGATATTAAACTAAAAATTATTCCAATTTTAGAAGACAAGGAAGGTAGAATCAGCAGCAGCAGAATAAGAGATCTATTAGAGAAAAGTGATCTGAAAAATGCTTTCAAAATTCTTAATAGGCCTTATAGTTTTAATGGAAAGGTTGTTAAAGGTAAAGGAATTGGAAAAAGTATAGGATGGCCTACCGCAAATCTTGAAATAGATGGTAGAAAATTTTTACCAGGAGAGGGAGTTTACGCATCTTGGACAACCATAGAAAATTCCAACAATAAAATTGAATCTGTTATGAATCTTGGCTCTCAACCAACAATAAATCCTTTATTGCCATCTGCAGTTGAAGTTCATTTAATAAATAAAGATATCAATCTATATGGTTTAAATCTATCTGTTGAACCAGTTGAAAAACTTAGATCGCAAATCAAGTTCAACAATATAGATCAACTTTCTAATCAAATTAAAAAAGATAGAGATAATGCTCTAAAAGTTTTTAAAAACTACAAAAAATAA
- the surE gene encoding 5'/3'-nucleotidase SurE has protein sequence MKPLNILISNDDGVFAAGIRALAKSAQKRGHKVKVVCPDQERSATGHGLTLQSPLRVEKADELFGQGIEAWGCSGTPADCVKLALSELLDHKPDLVLSGINHGPNLGTDIFCSGTVAAAMEGTLENVPSMAISVASFKWKNFEFAGEIAMNIAEQAINDSWPASLLLNLNIPPCEKNKIKELSWTRLSVRKYKNQFSKREDPRGDDYYWLAGEVVLDLKSKGYGPKNWPSDVSQIQENKISLTPVEPDLFWRGNLDDLPKINNSFVNPS, from the coding sequence ATGAAACCGTTAAATATATTAATTAGTAATGATGATGGGGTTTTCGCGGCGGGAATAAGAGCTTTAGCAAAATCTGCCCAAAAAAGAGGACATAAGGTAAAAGTAGTATGTCCTGACCAAGAAAGATCAGCTACTGGTCATGGTCTTACTTTGCAATCCCCATTAAGAGTGGAAAAAGCTGACGAGTTATTTGGACAAGGAATTGAAGCTTGGGGATGTTCCGGCACACCTGCTGATTGCGTCAAATTAGCACTATCAGAACTCTTGGATCATAAACCTGATCTGGTACTATCCGGAATAAATCATGGACCCAATTTAGGGACAGATATTTTTTGTTCAGGCACAGTCGCTGCAGCTATGGAAGGCACTTTAGAAAATGTTCCTTCCATGGCAATAAGTGTTGCTAGTTTTAAATGGAAGAATTTTGAATTTGCTGGAGAAATTGCAATGAATATTGCCGAACAAGCAATTAACGATAGTTGGCCAGCTTCCCTTTTATTAAATTTGAACATACCCCCCTGCGAAAAAAACAAGATAAAAGAATTATCCTGGACAAGATTATCGGTAAGAAAATATAAAAATCAATTTTCTAAAAGGGAAGACCCGAGGGGTGATGATTATTATTGGTTAGCAGGTGAAGTTGTTTTAGATCTTAAATCGAAAGGTTACGGTCCTAAGAATTGGCCTAGCGATGTATCTCAAATACAAGAAAATAAAATATCTCTTACACCTGTAGAACCAGATTTATTTTGGAGAGGTAATTTAGATGACTTACCTAAAATTAATAATTCATTTGTAAATCCTTCTTAA
- the pheS gene encoding phenylalanine--tRNA ligase subunit alpha, whose product MSQIESLSQIEEKLNNLSLIAKNNIDNSNTHEELDQLRVSLLGKKGDLSIILKTMGQLSATDRPIIGQKANLVKINLQELITERKNKLNSQALDKKIKKEKIDVTIPSIGTPPGNKHPLISTQDEIIDIFCGLGYSVESGPEIETDFYNFESLNIPKNHPARDMQDTFYLDENRLLRTHTSPVQIRYLEKNPPPVRIIAPGRVYRRDAVDATHSPVFNQVEVLCIDQDINFSHLRGTVLTFLKAFFGDIPVRFRASYFPFTEPSAEVDVQWKGKWLEVMGCGMVDPKVLEKLGIDSEKWTGFAAGLGVERFCMVRHQIDDIRKFYTNDIRFLEQF is encoded by the coding sequence GTGAGTCAAATTGAATCATTAAGTCAAATTGAGGAAAAACTAAATAATCTTTCTCTAATAGCAAAAAATAATATAGATAATTCTAATACTCATGAAGAACTGGATCAATTGAGAGTTTCCTTACTAGGGAAAAAAGGTGATTTATCAATCATCTTGAAAACAATGGGTCAATTATCTGCTACTGATAGACCAATTATTGGCCAGAAGGCAAACTTGGTAAAGATAAATTTGCAAGAACTAATAACTGAAAGAAAAAATAAACTAAACAGCCAAGCCTTAGATAAAAAGATTAAAAAAGAAAAAATTGATGTAACTATCCCTTCAATTGGAACACCCCCTGGGAATAAACATCCTTTGATTTCAACTCAAGACGAAATAATAGATATATTTTGTGGTTTAGGATACTCAGTTGAAAGTGGCCCTGAAATAGAAACTGATTTTTATAATTTTGAGTCTCTCAACATACCCAAAAATCATCCTGCAAGAGATATGCAGGATACTTTCTACTTAGATGAAAATCGACTTTTAAGGACCCATACTTCTCCTGTTCAGATAAGATACTTAGAGAAGAATCCTCCTCCAGTAAGAATTATTGCGCCCGGGAGAGTATATAGGAGAGATGCAGTAGATGCTACTCATTCCCCTGTATTTAATCAGGTTGAGGTTCTATGTATCGATCAAGACATTAATTTTAGTCATTTAAGAGGAACAGTTCTTACATTTTTAAAGGCCTTTTTTGGAGATATTCCTGTAAGATTTAGAGCTAGTTATTTCCCATTTACTGAACCTTCGGCAGAAGTAGACGTTCAGTGGAAAGGTAAATGGTTAGAAGTAATGGGTTGCGGAATGGTTGATCCAAAGGTCTTAGAAAAATTAGGAATAGATTCTGAGAAATGGACTGGTTTTGCAGCAGGATTAGGAGTTGAGAGATTTTGTATGGTGAGACATCAGATCGACGACATCAGAAAATTTTATACAAATGATATTAGATTCTTAGAACAGTTCTAA
- the thiS gene encoding sulfur carrier protein ThiS translates to MKIRVNGEEKKIELDKENALLSTALQLMGYKPNTIVVELNNLIINSMKWEKVKLKDGDNLEIVSIVGGG, encoded by the coding sequence ATGAAAATTAGGGTAAATGGAGAAGAAAAAAAAATAGAACTTGATAAAGAAAATGCTCTACTATCTACAGCTCTTCAACTTATGGGTTATAAACCAAACACAATTGTAGTGGAGTTAAATAATTTAATTATAAATTCAATGAAATGGGAAAAAGTGAAACTTAAAGATGGGGATAATTTAGAAATAGTTTCAATAGTTGGTGGTGGGTAA
- a CDS encoding DUF3611 family protein, whose product MSDKMDFQSLSFGMRRIGWIRFWVQSILGVVVAAVLLFSNVVNNSEGQLGLAPGLSLTTISLILLLFSLWQGWLIVRTGRAIASNARPSRGQTGKLIKRGLVVDLFGILFGLIGYQALMGALFIQASSQTTGQLITATSDIPITGLEILSVLSNTQVIAAHFFGLCFSLWLLRRIYK is encoded by the coding sequence ATGTCTGACAAAATGGATTTTCAGTCCCTTTCATTTGGAATGCGGCGCATTGGATGGATACGCTTTTGGGTTCAGTCCATTTTAGGTGTTGTTGTTGCAGCTGTATTGCTTTTTTCAAATGTTGTAAATAACAGCGAAGGACAGCTTGGCTTAGCGCCTGGTCTATCACTTACAACAATATCCCTGATTTTACTACTTTTTAGTCTTTGGCAAGGTTGGTTAATAGTTAGAACAGGAAGAGCAATCGCAAGCAATGCAAGACCATCAAGAGGACAAACCGGTAAATTGATAAAACGAGGACTAGTAGTTGATTTATTTGGAATTTTGTTTGGATTAATTGGATATCAAGCTCTTATGGGAGCCTTATTTATACAAGCATCCTCTCAAACGACTGGACAATTAATAACAGCGACATCTGATATCCCAATTACTGGTCTTGAAATATTATCAGTTCTCAGTAACACGCAAGTTATCGCTGCTCACTTTTTTGGACTTTGCTTTTCTTTATGGCTTTTAAGAAGGATTTACAAATGA
- the cbiE gene encoding precorrin-6y C5,15-methyltransferase (decarboxylating) subunit CbiE, translating to MTEKKRKIHIVGINSYKFEDLSFELQNLFQETVSIAVPNSYFEEIKSWSENGLEKKKLFFSSNSNKELVNWLRSQKTDVILISRGDPLWFGIGRILLENFSKDELSFYPSNTCIQLAFSKLKIPWQDTVNVSIHGRDSNRLVEALKTRPSSLAIITDSYNKSLEIIKKNLLELNLIDFYDFWLCEEIGFENEKIRKLNLKESLPSDISSLNIVVLIKTKKNYSNNNLPLFGISDHIFKTFDDRPNLLTKREVRVQILAALELPRNGVIWDIGAGCGSIGLEALKLRPNLDLFCIDKRIGSKELILENSKRLDVKPKFIFEEDINFTLNMNNLSSLEKPNRLIIGGCDKKTKLQIINKLSQDMDIGDIIVIPIINIQTIKELKEELEDKNFKTNLNLIQTYKSLSIAEGMRLEPNNPVFLLKGKK from the coding sequence ATGACTGAAAAAAAAAGAAAAATTCATATAGTAGGAATTAATTCTTATAAATTTGAAGATCTATCTTTCGAATTACAAAATCTATTTCAAGAGACAGTTTCTATTGCAGTTCCAAATTCATATTTTGAAGAAATAAAATCATGGAGCGAAAATGGTTTAGAAAAAAAGAAATTATTTTTTTCGAGCAACAGTAATAAGGAACTTGTTAACTGGCTTAGATCACAAAAAACTGATGTTATTTTAATTTCGAGAGGCGATCCACTTTGGTTTGGCATAGGGAGAATACTACTAGAAAATTTTTCAAAAGATGAATTAAGTTTCTACCCTTCAAATACTTGCATTCAATTAGCATTTAGTAAGTTAAAAATCCCATGGCAAGATACTGTTAACGTGAGTATTCACGGCAGAGATTCGAATAGGCTAGTAGAGGCTCTTAAAACAAGGCCTTCAAGTTTGGCTATTATTACAGATTCATATAACAAAAGTTTAGAAATAATCAAAAAAAACTTATTAGAATTAAATCTTATTGACTTCTATGATTTTTGGCTCTGTGAAGAGATTGGTTTCGAGAATGAAAAGATAAGAAAATTAAATCTTAAAGAATCATTACCATCTGATATATCAAGTTTGAACATTGTTGTTCTTATAAAAACAAAGAAAAATTACTCAAATAATAATCTCCCTCTTTTCGGAATCAGTGACCATATTTTTAAGACTTTTGATGATAGACCAAACTTATTAACTAAAAGGGAGGTTCGCGTTCAAATATTAGCTGCTTTAGAGCTCCCAAGAAATGGTGTCATCTGGGATATAGGAGCAGGTTGTGGGTCAATTGGTTTAGAGGCACTAAAGTTAAGGCCAAATTTAGATTTGTTTTGTATCGATAAAAGAATTGGCTCAAAAGAATTAATACTAGAAAACTCGAAGAGGCTTGACGTCAAACCAAAATTCATTTTTGAGGAAGACATAAATTTTACCTTGAATATGAATAATTTAAGTTCTCTTGAAAAACCTAATAGATTAATAATTGGAGGATGTGATAAAAAAACTAAACTCCAGATTATTAATAAACTTTCCCAAGATATGGATATTGGAGACATTATCGTTATCCCAATAATTAATATTCAAACTATTAAAGAATTGAAAGAGGAATTAGAAGATAAAAATTTCAAAACAAATTTAAATTTAATTCAGACCTATAAAAGCTTAAGTATTGCGGAGGGAATGAGACTAGAACCAAATAATCCCGTTTTTCTATTAAAAGGGAAAAAATAA
- the trmD gene encoding tRNA (guanosine(37)-N1)-methyltransferase TrmD has product MSSFNFDVITLFPKAFELINNLGVITRALDKNLIDLNLHDLREYGEGSYRQVDDKPYGGGAGMVLKPEPIYKAYESIKKSPKSKTLLMTPQGKVLKQKDLARWSTLNQIIIICGQYEGFDERIRRLADEEISIGDYVLSGGEIPAISIINGLTRLLPGTLGDPDSLVDESHNASLLEYPQYTRPLTFKDMKVPDILVSGNHEEIKSWRKRKSIERTLERRSDLISNENYKKSPQSKRIIKEYNQFMKFRIGNEYDIYPDW; this is encoded by the coding sequence ATGAGTAGTTTTAATTTTGATGTAATTACATTGTTCCCTAAAGCTTTTGAATTAATAAATAATTTAGGGGTTATAACAAGAGCTTTAGATAAGAATTTGATCGATCTAAATTTACATGATTTGAGAGAATATGGTGAAGGTTCTTACAGACAAGTAGATGATAAGCCTTATGGAGGAGGAGCAGGAATGGTACTAAAACCTGAACCTATATATAAAGCATATGAATCAATTAAAAAATCACCTAAAAGTAAAACTTTGTTGATGACCCCACAGGGTAAAGTCTTAAAGCAAAAGGATCTTGCGAGATGGTCCACTTTGAATCAAATAATAATTATTTGTGGTCAATATGAAGGTTTTGATGAGAGGATTAGGCGGTTAGCTGATGAAGAGATATCGATTGGCGATTACGTACTTTCTGGGGGTGAAATACCCGCTATCTCAATAATTAATGGCTTGACTAGATTATTACCAGGAACTCTTGGTGATCCAGACTCCTTAGTTGATGAGAGTCATAATGCTTCTTTATTGGAATATCCTCAATATACGAGGCCGTTAACTTTTAAAGATATGAAAGTGCCAGATATTTTAGTAAGCGGTAATCATGAAGAGATTAAATCATGGAGAAAACGAAAAAGTATTGAAAGAACATTGGAGAGAAGAAGCGACTTAATTTCAAATGAAAACTACAAAAAATCCCCACAAAGTAAGAGAATAATAAAAGAATATAATCAATTCATGAAATTTAGAATAGGTAATGAATACGACATTTACCCTGATTGGTAG
- a CDS encoding TIGR03792 family protein produces MKLNLNLKKKFQRFCLVLICLVVLIFQFDIPNLKALTMDNYQGEMVIEELRLKVPADLKAAWLNAEKEIWEPWLSSQDGFLGRQLFWDKEKEEALILVNWKSKKLWKSIPMKEVNVIQQKFEDNVKTALNVRENPFKLIYEGELDKQR; encoded by the coding sequence ATGAAATTAAATTTAAATTTGAAAAAAAAATTTCAAAGATTTTGTTTAGTTTTAATATGCTTAGTAGTTTTAATCTTCCAATTTGATATTCCCAATTTAAAAGCTCTTACTATGGATAATTATCAAGGTGAAATGGTCATAGAGGAATTAAGACTTAAAGTCCCTGCCGATTTAAAAGCAGCATGGTTGAATGCTGAAAAAGAAATATGGGAGCCATGGTTATCTTCTCAAGATGGTTTTTTGGGAAGACAATTATTTTGGGATAAAGAAAAAGAAGAAGCTTTAATATTGGTGAATTGGAAAAGTAAAAAATTATGGAAAAGCATACCAATGAAAGAAGTAAATGTAATCCAACAGAAATTTGAAGATAATGTTAAAACTGCTCTAAATGTAAGAGAAAATCCTTTTAAATTAATTTATGAAGGAGAGTTAGATAAGCAAAGATGA
- the era gene encoding GTPase Era — translation MANYRSGFVTLLGRPNVGKSTLINKLIGEKITITSPIAQTTRNKLKGILTTVNGQIIFVDTPGVHKPHHRLGEILVKNAKSAINGVDMVIFVIDSSEEPGRGDEYILNFLLANKTEFIVALNKWDLVNKEFRNLRLNQYRRFFGINRNFQVVSASQGEGCSELVDMAFNFLPEGPKLYGEETICDQPLDNLLSDLVREQVLKNTREEVPHSVAVKIEKREEMKRKNGKVFTAILATIIVERSTQKGILIGKKGSMLKMIGQSARSNMTKLIDGPVHLELFVKVVPNWRKKESRLIEFGYEEDF, via the coding sequence TTGGCCAATTATAGATCTGGGTTTGTAACTTTACTAGGAAGGCCAAATGTGGGTAAATCTACTTTAATAAATAAATTGATTGGAGAAAAAATAACAATTACTTCTCCAATAGCGCAAACTACTAGAAATAAACTAAAAGGAATACTTACTACAGTCAATGGGCAAATAATTTTTGTTGATACGCCAGGTGTTCATAAACCTCATCATCGACTTGGAGAGATATTAGTAAAAAACGCAAAATCTGCAATTAATGGAGTTGATATGGTAATTTTTGTAATTGATTCAAGTGAAGAACCTGGTAGAGGTGATGAATATATTTTGAACTTTCTACTCGCAAATAAAACTGAGTTTATTGTTGCATTAAATAAGTGGGATTTGGTTAATAAAGAATTTAGGAATTTACGATTAAATCAATATAGAAGATTTTTTGGAATTAATAGAAACTTTCAAGTTGTAAGTGCTTCTCAAGGAGAAGGATGTTCTGAACTAGTCGACATGGCTTTTAATTTTCTTCCTGAGGGACCAAAGCTTTATGGCGAAGAGACGATTTGCGACCAACCATTAGATAACTTATTATCTGATTTAGTAAGAGAACAGGTATTAAAAAATACAAGAGAAGAAGTACCTCATAGTGTCGCAGTAAAGATAGAAAAGAGGGAGGAAATGAAAAGGAAAAATGGAAAAGTTTTTACAGCTATTTTGGCTACCATTATTGTTGAAAGGTCCACTCAAAAAGGCATTCTCATTGGAAAGAAAGGTTCAATGTTAAAAATGATTGGTCAGTCAGCAAGATCAAATATGACAAAATTAATTGATGGTCCAGTTCACCTAGAGTTGTTTGTGAAAGTTGTTCCAAATTGGAGAAAAAAAGAATCAAGGTTAATTGAGTTTGGTTATGAGGAAGATTTCTAG
- a CDS encoding thiamine phosphate synthase — MLNSNTKDAEDLRIYQIIDANLDRAREGLRVLEDWARFGLGKEKYVEKIKNFRQILGKNHLEVYKQSRNHIEDKCKGLTHQDQFNRKTSEQIISSNSARVQEALRVIEEFSRAQNHELSKIASEIRYEIYTIEIDLLSYGKFKKSEEILRENDLYVITDQKDNLLEIIEEILIAGVRIIQHRFKTGTDQDHLQEAIQIKNLCKRYNSLFIVNDRVDIALASNADGIHLGQDDLDLKTARKLLGFSKIVGVSANNAIDISNALKDGCDYIGIGPVFETTTKKNKKPLGIENIKTLTKDLNIPWFAIGGIKSNNISYLKSNGFKKVALVSELMNSEDPKEDAMMILKKLSHEN; from the coding sequence ATGCTGAATTCCAATACTAAAGACGCTGAAGATTTAAGAATTTATCAAATTATTGACGCTAATTTAGATAGAGCCAGAGAAGGACTAAGAGTATTAGAGGATTGGGCTAGATTTGGACTAGGCAAAGAAAAATATGTTGAAAAGATTAAAAATTTTAGACAAATTTTAGGAAAAAATCATTTAGAAGTTTATAAACAATCAAGAAATCACATTGAGGATAAATGTAAAGGATTGACTCATCAAGATCAATTCAACAGAAAAACTTCTGAGCAAATTATTAGTTCTAATTCAGCTAGAGTTCAAGAAGCATTACGAGTCATAGAAGAATTCTCAAGGGCGCAGAATCATGAACTTTCAAAAATCGCTTCTGAAATTAGATATGAAATTTATACTATTGAAATTGACTTATTGAGTTATGGCAAGTTTAAGAAGTCGGAGGAAATATTAAGAGAAAATGATTTATATGTAATCACAGATCAAAAAGACAATTTATTAGAAATAATTGAAGAGATTTTAATTGCTGGAGTAAGAATTATTCAACATAGATTTAAAACGGGAACTGATCAAGATCATCTTCAAGAAGCAATTCAGATTAAAAATCTATGTAAAAGATATAATTCTTTGTTTATCGTTAACGATAGAGTTGATATAGCTCTGGCATCTAACGCTGATGGGATTCATCTTGGTCAAGACGATTTAGATTTAAAAACCGCAAGAAAACTATTAGGTTTCTCAAAAATTGTCGGTGTAAGTGCAAATAATGCAATTGATATTTCAAATGCTCTTAAAGATGGTTGTGATTACATAGGAATAGGGCCAGTATTTGAAACTACAACAAAAAAGAATAAAAAACCTTTAGGTATTGAAAATATCAAAACATTAACAAAGGATTTAAATATTCCTTGGTTTGCTATTGGCGGAATCAAGTCAAATAATATTTCATATTTAAAAAGTAATGGGTTTAAAAAAGTCGCCTTAGTTTCGGAATTAATGAATTCTGAAGATCCTAAAGAAGACGCTATGATGATTCTAAAAAAATTGTCTCATGAAAATTAG